The Achromobacter pestifer genome includes a region encoding these proteins:
- a CDS encoding Bug family tripartite tricarboxylate transporter substrate binding protein — protein MFRHAIKLAGMLAVACLAPAAQAQPYPDKPVRLIVAYTPGGATDVIARILAAKLSTSWGQQVIVENKSGASGMIGAEQVARATPDGYTLLLAYTPEVSINKLVYKQMRYDPLKDLQPIALVADAPLVLVSGPKLPATTYGDLQRQGAKAPLVYGSPGMGGQQHLAGELLRVRSGMNLTHVPYRGTALAVADLVGGQIDIFFATAPAIIGQIGAGKLHPLFIAGPQRQSVLPSTPTAKEVGLDDFDLSNWFGLFGPAGMPTALVERISKDTAQALQAADVKEKLQGQGLAIAYKPPQEFKTFIGAEMAKYGAIVKATGLEPQ, from the coding sequence ATGTTTCGACACGCAATCAAACTCGCGGGCATGCTGGCCGTGGCCTGCCTTGCGCCGGCCGCCCAGGCGCAGCCCTATCCCGACAAGCCGGTGCGCCTGATCGTCGCCTACACCCCCGGCGGCGCCACCGACGTGATCGCCCGCATCCTGGCGGCGAAGCTGAGCACGAGCTGGGGCCAGCAAGTCATCGTGGAAAACAAGTCCGGCGCCAGCGGCATGATAGGCGCCGAACAGGTCGCGCGCGCCACGCCCGACGGCTACACCCTGCTGCTGGCCTACACGCCCGAGGTGTCGATCAACAAGCTGGTCTACAAGCAGATGCGCTACGACCCCTTGAAGGACCTGCAGCCCATCGCCCTGGTGGCCGATGCGCCGCTGGTGCTGGTCAGCGGCCCCAAGCTGCCCGCCACCACCTACGGCGACCTCCAGCGCCAGGGCGCAAAGGCGCCGCTGGTGTACGGTTCGCCCGGCATGGGCGGCCAGCAGCATCTGGCGGGCGAGCTGCTGCGGGTGCGTTCCGGCATGAACCTGACCCACGTGCCCTATCGCGGCACGGCCCTGGCCGTGGCCGATCTGGTGGGCGGCCAGATCGACATCTTCTTCGCCACCGCGCCGGCCATCATCGGCCAGATCGGCGCCGGCAAGCTGCACCCGCTGTTCATCGCCGGCCCCCAGCGCCAGAGCGTGCTGCCCTCGACGCCGACCGCCAAGGAAGTGGGCCTGGACGACTTCGACCTCTCCAACTGGTTCGGCCTGTTCGGCCCCGCCGGCATGCCGACCGCCCTGGTGGAGCGCATTTCCAAGGACACGGCGCAGGCGCTGCAAGCCGCCGACGTAAAGGAGAAACTGCAAGGCCAGGGCCTGGCCATTGCCTACAAGCCGCCGCAGGAGTTCAAAACCTTCATCGGCGCCGAAATGGCCAAGTACGGCGCCATCGTCAAGGCGACCGGACTGGAGCCGCAGTAA
- a CDS encoding GGDEF domain-containing protein, producing the protein MTTSLFFLMWGLATALALPLLASLRARDVGGVGAFTAGNALAVLSLLAYAASQFLPPGVYVMVSNAAWVCAVSLVYVGVRQFFGLRPLVRRTAVLGALCIVAFALMLYGIDALRGRMLLFSVYTFTAMMATGLVFFRQRRRLQTRGVMLYLMLASFGLAALHALRVLVYTIGGQEPSSLLDPTPWGLFFIVCGTVTVPGLFLALLLLIQTSLSEQMQAALTFDGLTGAYSRRSIMDDLERELQRCKRAGGKLAVLVLDIDHFKSINDRYGHAAGDAALRHFSQVVQRAVRASDRFGRLGGEEFVLLMYDCDPARALVQAQRVCDALRDTPFHLQGREVRMTTSGGLASYQSGDGADGILARADDALYRAKALGRDRVEMAWIGRPAGRAQERGPAVQEEARA; encoded by the coding sequence ATGACGACTTCTCTTTTCTTTTTGATGTGGGGCCTGGCCACGGCTCTGGCATTGCCATTGCTGGCGTCGCTGCGCGCCCGCGACGTGGGCGGCGTCGGTGCGTTCACGGCGGGAAACGCGCTGGCCGTGCTGTCGCTGCTGGCCTATGCGGCCTCGCAGTTCTTGCCGCCCGGCGTCTATGTGATGGTGTCGAACGCCGCCTGGGTCTGCGCGGTCAGCCTGGTCTACGTCGGCGTGCGGCAGTTCTTCGGCCTGCGCCCGCTGGTGCGGCGCACGGCAGTCCTGGGCGCGCTCTGCATTGTCGCGTTCGCGCTGATGCTGTACGGGATCGACGCGCTGCGGGGACGTATGCTGCTGTTTTCGGTGTACACGTTCACGGCCATGATGGCGACGGGCCTGGTGTTTTTTCGCCAGCGCAGGCGGTTGCAGACGCGCGGCGTGATGCTGTATCTGATGCTGGCGAGCTTCGGCCTGGCGGCCTTGCATGCCTTGCGCGTGCTGGTCTACACCATCGGCGGGCAAGAGCCTTCGTCGCTGCTCGATCCGACCCCATGGGGCCTGTTCTTCATCGTCTGCGGGACCGTGACCGTGCCTGGACTGTTCCTGGCGCTGCTGTTGTTGATCCAGACCAGCCTGTCCGAGCAGATGCAGGCCGCGCTGACCTTCGACGGCCTGACGGGCGCCTATTCGCGCCGCAGCATCATGGACGACCTGGAGCGCGAACTGCAGCGCTGCAAGCGCGCCGGCGGCAAGCTGGCGGTGCTGGTGCTGGACATCGACCACTTCAAGTCCATCAACGACCGCTACGGCCATGCCGCGGGCGACGCGGCGCTGCGGCATTTCTCGCAGGTCGTGCAGCGCGCGGTGCGCGCCAGCGACCGCTTCGGCCGGCTGGGCGGCGAGGAATTCGTGCTGTTGATGTATGACTGTGATCCGGCCCGCGCGCTGGTGCAGGCCCAGCGCGTGTGCGACGCCTTGCGCGACACGCCTTTCCACCTGCAAGGGCGGGAGGTGCGCATGACCACCAGCGGCGGCCTGGCTTCGTATCAGTCGGGAGACGGCGCGGACGGCATCCTGGCGCGCGCCGACGATGCGCTGTACCGCGCCAAGGCGCTTGGCCGCGACCGCGTGGAGATGGCCTGGATCGGCCGCCCTGCGGGCCGCGCGCAGGAGCGCGGCCCGGCGGTGCAGGAGGAGGCTAGGGCTTGA
- a CDS encoding S9 family peptidase, producing MFSFLKRTVLAASIIGVSLGASAAQPPRAYPLKDFFRNPERGFFRLADDGRTLGFMQPTSVDGNPARMNIYVQPLQGSTPVGDPRQLTSETARDISNFFWKGADVVLYQKDFGGDENFHVLAVNAKTGKITDLTPYEGVRAGIEDDLEDDPNHVLISHNQRNPEVFDVYRVNVHTGAAVLVAQNPGNIVGWQTDHAGKVRAAVASDGLNTTLLYRDNESSEFRPLITTDYRTSVSPAFFTFDDKKFYALSNRGRDKLSLVVIDPAKPEAEEEIFTPDTVDLDSAGYSRKRRVLTVAAYQTDKPQYKFFDAQSETLFKKLSAKLEGYDFAIQGSNRDEDKFIVAAYNDRTPGSRYIYDAAADTLSKLADINPAIPEADMSRVQPISYQTRDGLTVHGYLTLPAGRDPKNLPCIVNPHGGPWARDSWGYNPEVQFLANRGFCVLQMNFRGSTGYGRAFWEASFGQWGLKMQDDITDGVQWLIKQGIADPKRIGIYGASYGGYATLAGVAFTPDLYAAAVDYVGVSNLFTFMKSIPPYWKPMLDKMQDMVGDPERDRERLAATSPALHADKITTPLFVAQGAKDPRVNKDESDQMVQALRARGVEVEYMVKDNEGHGFHNDENKFEFYEAMEKFLTEHLKP from the coding sequence TTGTTCTCATTCCTCAAGCGCACCGTCCTGGCCGCCAGCATCATCGGCGTATCGCTGGGCGCCAGCGCCGCGCAACCGCCGCGCGCCTATCCCCTCAAGGATTTCTTCCGCAACCCCGAGCGGGGCTTCTTCCGCCTGGCCGACGACGGCCGCACGCTGGGCTTCATGCAGCCCACCAGCGTGGACGGCAACCCCGCCCGCATGAACATCTACGTGCAGCCGCTGCAAGGCAGCACGCCCGTGGGGGACCCGCGCCAGCTGACCAGCGAAACCGCGCGCGACATCAGCAACTTTTTCTGGAAAGGCGCCGACGTCGTGCTCTACCAGAAGGATTTCGGCGGCGACGAGAACTTCCACGTGCTGGCGGTCAACGCCAAGACCGGCAAGATCACCGACCTGACGCCTTATGAAGGCGTGCGCGCCGGCATCGAAGACGATCTGGAAGACGATCCCAACCACGTCCTCATCAGCCACAACCAGCGCAACCCTGAAGTCTTCGACGTCTACCGCGTCAACGTGCACACGGGCGCCGCGGTGCTGGTGGCGCAGAATCCGGGCAACATCGTCGGCTGGCAGACCGACCACGCCGGCAAGGTGCGCGCCGCCGTCGCCAGCGACGGCCTGAACACCACCCTGCTCTACCGCGACAATGAATCGTCCGAGTTCCGTCCGCTCATCACCACCGACTACCGCACCAGCGTAAGCCCGGCGTTCTTCACCTTCGACGACAAGAAGTTCTACGCCCTGTCCAACCGGGGCCGCGACAAGCTGTCGCTGGTGGTTATCGACCCCGCCAAGCCCGAGGCCGAGGAAGAGATCTTCACGCCTGACACGGTCGACCTGGATTCCGCCGGCTACTCGCGCAAGCGCCGCGTGCTGACGGTGGCCGCCTACCAGACCGACAAGCCGCAGTACAAGTTCTTCGACGCGCAGAGCGAGACCCTCTTCAAGAAGCTGTCGGCCAAGCTCGAGGGCTACGACTTCGCCATCCAGGGCTCCAACCGCGACGAAGACAAGTTCATCGTCGCCGCCTACAACGACCGCACGCCCGGCTCGCGCTACATCTACGACGCCGCCGCCGACACGCTGAGCAAGCTGGCCGACATCAACCCCGCCATTCCCGAAGCGGACATGTCGCGCGTGCAGCCCATCAGCTACCAGACCCGCGACGGACTGACGGTCCACGGCTACCTGACGCTGCCCGCCGGCCGCGATCCGAAGAACCTGCCTTGCATCGTGAATCCCCACGGCGGCCCGTGGGCGCGCGACAGCTGGGGCTACAACCCCGAAGTGCAGTTCCTGGCCAACCGCGGCTTCTGCGTGCTGCAGATGAACTTCCGCGGATCGACCGGTTATGGCCGCGCCTTCTGGGAAGCCAGCTTCGGCCAATGGGGCCTGAAGATGCAGGACGACATCACCGACGGCGTGCAATGGCTGATCAAGCAGGGCATCGCCGATCCCAAGCGCATCGGCATCTACGGCGCCAGCTACGGCGGCTACGCCACGCTGGCCGGCGTGGCGTTCACGCCCGACCTCTACGCCGCCGCGGTGGACTACGTGGGGGTGTCCAACCTGTTCACGTTCATGAAGTCCATTCCGCCGTACTGGAAGCCCATGCTGGACAAGATGCAGGACATGGTGGGCGACCCCGAACGCGACCGCGAACGCCTGGCCGCCACCTCGCCCGCGCTGCACGCGGACAAGATCACGACGCCGCTGTTCGTGGCCCAGGGCGCCAAGGATCCGCGCGTGAACAAGGACGAGAGCGACCAGATGGTCCAGGCGCTGCGCGCCCGCGGCGTCGAGGTCGAGTACATGGTCAAGGACAATGAAGGCCACGGCTTTCACAACGACGAGAACAAGTTCGAGTTCTACGAAGCCATGGAGAAGTTCCTGACGGAACACCTCAAGCCCTAG
- the pgaA gene encoding poly-beta-1,6 N-acetyl-D-glucosamine export porin PgaA: protein MQNRGSTPQGAVGPRLSLLAACAILAPAMALAGPGNDYDALIAQARAGNYEPALAMLRQQGPAGGNRAIYDHIIIAGWAGKPAEAVTAYEQLPQGAALPADIQLAVARAYRDLQRWPEALAAYQAGARRHPGQSAFRAGEIMTLADAGRYPEAREAAARWLKRHPRDVDARLALSYVHARQGEPYEALHQADLALAAAPDTSYVLREYIWALQRARMADVALELARRHQDLFDAGQMRGFEADALAQQVRLAAMPTRSEAERFVLADKALARYDELIPAWQQQEDARADALRARIDRLHALHVRVRMAELVREYEALLAEGVTVPRYALNDVASAYLYVRQPERARDLYRQVAADDALRGDAAEQRLATETGLYYSLAEGEQFSETGAVTDGVESGYAPWLYYKGQATRMPNDLNLESRQTLASARLQANDTVAARQRLEEMVENAPNNSGLRSDLATVHRARSLPRASEVELKMAETLAPRSLGVENGQGFTALDLQEWRQAEALSQDTMARSPENLTSRRLAREWEVHNKAELRINGYRGLASDSPVTGSGDFGIDAVLYSSPLDYNWRVFGGGGYASGDFEEGRGNYRWLRTGVEWRGRDLTIEGEVSTHDYGYGVKPGARLSVAYDVDDHWQVGGSGEIMSRETPLRALTSDVSSNSLSAFVRWRADERREWTLALSPSHFSDGNNRWALGLAGRERVYTAPHLLADLEFEASTQRNSHDSNVPYFNPRSDLMLLPGVRLTHTLYRRYETAWEQIGTLGAGTYTQQGYGTGGVIALGYGQRFRANDVLDMGAMITGTSRPYDGERERELRIVFDLTYRF, encoded by the coding sequence ATGCAAAACAGAGGATCGACACCCCAGGGTGCCGTTGGACCGAGACTGAGCCTGCTGGCGGCTTGCGCCATCCTAGCTCCCGCCATGGCGTTGGCCGGCCCCGGTAATGACTATGACGCCTTGATCGCGCAAGCACGCGCCGGCAACTACGAACCCGCGCTGGCCATGCTGCGCCAGCAAGGGCCGGCCGGCGGCAACCGCGCCATCTACGACCACATCATCATCGCGGGCTGGGCCGGCAAGCCTGCCGAAGCCGTCACCGCCTACGAGCAGTTGCCGCAAGGCGCGGCGCTGCCCGCCGACATCCAGCTCGCCGTGGCGCGCGCCTACCGCGACCTGCAGCGCTGGCCCGAGGCGCTGGCCGCGTACCAGGCCGGAGCGCGCCGCCATCCAGGACAATCGGCCTTTCGCGCCGGCGAGATCATGACCCTGGCCGACGCCGGCCGCTACCCCGAGGCGCGCGAAGCCGCGGCGCGCTGGCTCAAGCGGCATCCCCGCGATGTCGACGCCCGCCTTGCCCTGAGCTACGTCCACGCCCGCCAGGGCGAGCCCTACGAAGCGCTGCACCAGGCCGACCTGGCCCTGGCCGCCGCGCCCGACACCTCTTACGTATTGCGCGAGTACATCTGGGCGCTGCAGCGCGCGCGCATGGCTGACGTGGCGCTGGAGCTTGCGCGCCGCCACCAGGACCTGTTCGACGCCGGCCAGATGCGCGGCTTCGAGGCCGACGCGCTGGCCCAACAGGTGCGGCTGGCGGCCATGCCCACGCGGTCGGAGGCCGAGCGTTTCGTGTTGGCCGACAAGGCATTGGCCCGTTACGACGAACTGATCCCCGCCTGGCAGCAGCAGGAAGACGCCCGCGCCGACGCGCTGCGCGCCCGCATCGACCGCTTGCACGCCTTGCACGTGCGCGTGCGCATGGCCGAGCTGGTCCGCGAATACGAAGCCCTGCTGGCCGAGGGCGTCACGGTGCCGCGCTACGCCTTGAATGACGTGGCCTCGGCCTACTTGTACGTGCGCCAGCCGGAGCGCGCCCGCGACCTCTATCGCCAGGTCGCGGCCGATGACGCCCTGCGCGGCGACGCTGCCGAGCAGCGCTTGGCGACCGAGACCGGCCTGTACTACTCGCTGGCCGAGGGCGAACAGTTCAGCGAGACCGGCGCGGTCACCGACGGAGTCGAATCGGGCTACGCCCCCTGGCTGTACTACAAGGGCCAGGCCACCCGCATGCCCAACGACCTGAACCTGGAAAGCCGACAAACCCTGGCATCGGCCCGCCTGCAGGCCAACGACACCGTCGCCGCCCGGCAGCGCCTCGAAGAGATGGTCGAGAACGCGCCGAACAACTCCGGCCTGCGCAGCGACCTGGCCACCGTCCACCGCGCCCGTTCGCTCCCCCGCGCCTCCGAGGTCGAATTGAAGATGGCGGAGACGCTGGCCCCGCGCAGCCTGGGTGTGGAGAACGGCCAGGGCTTCACCGCCCTGGACCTGCAGGAATGGCGCCAGGCCGAAGCGCTGTCGCAGGACACCATGGCCCGCTCGCCCGAAAATCTGACCAGCCGCCGCCTGGCCCGCGAATGGGAAGTGCACAACAAGGCCGAACTGCGCATCAACGGCTACCGCGGGCTGGCCTCGGACAGCCCGGTCACCGGCAGCGGCGATTTCGGCATCGACGCCGTGCTCTATTCCTCGCCGCTGGACTACAACTGGCGGGTCTTCGGCGGCGGCGGCTACGCCTCCGGCGACTTCGAGGAAGGCCGCGGCAACTACCGCTGGCTGCGCACCGGCGTGGAATGGCGCGGCCGCGATCTCACCATCGAAGGCGAAGTCTCCACCCACGACTATGGCTATGGCGTGAAGCCCGGCGCCCGCCTGTCGGTCGCCTACGACGTGGACGACCACTGGCAGGTGGGCGGCTCGGGCGAAATCATGTCGCGCGAAACGCCGCTGCGCGCGCTGACCAGCGACGTTTCGTCCAACAGCCTGTCGGCCTTCGTGCGCTGGCGCGCCGACGAGCGCCGCGAGTGGACGCTGGCGCTGTCGCCCTCGCATTTCAGCGACGGCAACAACCGCTGGGCGCTGGGCCTGGCCGGGCGCGAGCGCGTCTACACCGCGCCGCACCTGCTGGCGGACCTGGAATTCGAGGCGTCCACCCAGCGCAACAGCCACGACAGCAACGTGCCCTACTTCAATCCGCGCTCGGACCTGATGCTGCTGCCCGGCGTGCGCCTGACCCACACCCTGTATCGCCGCTACGAAACCGCCTGGGAACAGATCGGCACGCTGGGCGCGGGCACGTACACCCAGCAAGGCTATGGCACCGGCGGCGTGATTGCGCTGGGCTACGGCCAGCGCTTTCGCGCCAACGACGTCCTGGACATGGGCGCCATGATCACCGGCACCAGCCGCCCGTACGACGGCGAACG
- a CDS encoding metallophosphoesterase, which translates to MTNSHFSRQPLGARLFSFAVVADTHVNESEDTCASPFATNARANARARHVFADIATLDPAPAFTIHLGDIVHPVPSMPSFEVAAGRFKAIAGQIDMPLHLVPGNHDVGDKRIDWMPADIVCDDYLDKYRQVFGPDYYAVDHGNVRFLFLNSLLFNSGLEADAAQRAWIDEQLASASGRVFVSLHYPPYLHDADERGSYDNIDEPGRGWLLSRLADPRVEGVFAGHVHNFWYDVIGGAEIYMLPSTAFLRHDFSEFYRVPPADEFGRGDVEKFGYFIVDVHEHGHVAKLIRTHGAMRGEAEPGRAAARTLPTVHTKTAACDGIAVEMRHPWAEIVEIPCTGGVQEFGRKLARNDYPLMAMWEMGLRTLKIPVQDLRDDKTLRRARLMSDVGHRFVLTSLGLPDARLLQQAREHGVAIAAIEINLNAQALEDAGAALQRLREHTDARLIYCKIRTGADDAHFDGKHYSHFVNTGLRASELEASQSALLPHFARKNLDGFTVRLDWGADLIATHQQLAGQARDWGASINVGVKLADRLAAANTDDTAIAALVAEAFLAARTTDAVSYSFDTFMDVDRGYFPRNGLIDRRYDPRPAGLALAALNAVFADQAADGGRVERIDGEAGMRLCRYQSGGQAYELAYGSGQVLKRQVEAGAFKRVVDLTAQRVLQAQDDWAGYSRRHLPDQALLLIQRG; encoded by the coding sequence CATCGCCACCCTCGATCCCGCGCCCGCCTTCACCATCCACCTGGGCGACATCGTCCACCCAGTGCCCAGCATGCCTTCGTTCGAGGTGGCCGCCGGCCGCTTCAAGGCCATCGCTGGCCAGATCGACATGCCGCTGCACCTGGTGCCCGGCAACCACGACGTCGGCGACAAGCGCATCGACTGGATGCCGGCGGACATCGTCTGTGACGACTACCTGGACAAGTACCGCCAGGTGTTCGGCCCGGACTATTACGCGGTGGACCATGGCAACGTCCGTTTCCTGTTCCTGAATTCGCTGCTGTTCAATTCCGGATTGGAAGCCGACGCCGCGCAGCGCGCCTGGATCGACGAACAATTGGCCAGCGCCAGCGGCCGCGTATTCGTGTCGCTGCATTACCCGCCCTATCTGCACGATGCGGACGAACGCGGCTCCTACGACAACATCGACGAACCCGGCCGCGGCTGGCTGCTGTCGCGCCTGGCCGATCCGCGCGTGGAGGGCGTTTTCGCTGGCCACGTCCACAATTTCTGGTACGACGTCATCGGCGGCGCGGAGATCTACATGCTGCCGTCGACCGCCTTCCTGCGGCATGATTTTTCCGAGTTCTACCGGGTGCCGCCGGCGGACGAATTCGGCCGCGGCGACGTCGAAAAATTCGGCTACTTCATCGTCGACGTGCACGAGCACGGCCATGTGGCCAAGCTGATCCGCACGCACGGCGCCATGCGCGGCGAGGCCGAGCCAGGCCGGGCGGCGGCGCGCACGCTGCCCACCGTCCACACCAAGACCGCCGCCTGCGACGGCATCGCGGTCGAGATGCGGCACCCCTGGGCCGAGATCGTCGAGATCCCCTGCACCGGCGGGGTCCAGGAGTTCGGCCGCAAACTGGCGCGCAACGACTACCCGCTGATGGCCATGTGGGAAATGGGGCTGCGCACGCTCAAGATCCCGGTGCAGGATCTGCGCGACGACAAGACCCTGCGCCGCGCGCGCCTCATGTCCGACGTCGGCCACCGCTTCGTGCTGACCTCGCTGGGCCTGCCTGACGCCAGGCTGCTGCAACAGGCGCGCGAGCACGGCGTGGCCATCGCCGCCATCGAGATCAACCTGAACGCCCAGGCGCTGGAAGATGCGGGCGCGGCCTTGCAGCGCCTGCGCGAACACACCGATGCCCGCCTCATCTATTGCAAGATCCGGACGGGCGCGGACGACGCCCACTTCGACGGCAAGCACTACAGCCATTTCGTCAACACCGGCCTGCGCGCGTCCGAACTGGAAGCCTCGCAATCCGCTCTCCTGCCGCACTTCGCGCGGAAGAACCTGGACGGTTTCACCGTGCGCCTGGACTGGGGCGCCGACCTGATCGCCACGCATCAGCAACTGGCCGGGCAGGCGCGCGACTGGGGCGCGTCCATCAACGTGGGCGTCAAGCTGGCCGACCGGCTGGCGGCGGCGAACACCGACGACACCGCCATCGCCGCCCTGGTGGCGGAAGCCTTCCTGGCGGCCCGGACCACGGACGCGGTGAGCTATTCCTTCGACACTTTCATGGACGTGGACCGCGGCTACTTTCCGCGCAACGGCCTGATCGACCGCCGCTACGATCCGCGGCCCGCCGGACTGGCGCTGGCCGCGCTGAACGCGGTTTTCGCGGACCAGGCCGCGGACGGCGGGAGGGTCGAACGGATCGACGGCGAGGCCGGCATGCGCTTGTGCCGCTACCAGTCCGGCGGACAGGCCTACGAACTGGCCTATGGATCCGGCCAGGTCCTCAAACGCCAGGTCGAGGCCGGCGCGTTCAAGCGCGTCGTCGACCTGACCGCCCAGCGCGTGCTGCAAGCCCAGGACGATTGGGCCGGCTACTCACGCCGCCATCTGCCCGACCAGGCGCTGCTGCTGATCCAGCGCGGCTGA